From one Enterobacter kobei genomic stretch:
- a CDS encoding RpiB/LacA/LacB family sugar-phosphate isomerase — translation MKIALMMENSQAAKNAIILKELKTVADEKNFPVFNVGMSDENDHHLTYIHLGIMASILLNSKAVDFVIAGCGTGQGALMSLNIHPGVNCGYCIDPADAFLFAQINNGNALALPFAKGFGWGAELNVRFIFEKAFTGRKGEGYPPERKEPQVRNAGILNQVKAAVVKDNYLDTLRAIDPELVKTAVTGQRFQECFFENCQDKEIEAFVREMLA, via the coding sequence ATGAAAATTGCACTGATGATGGAAAACAGCCAGGCTGCCAAAAACGCCATTATCCTTAAAGAGTTGAAAACCGTCGCGGATGAGAAGAATTTCCCGGTTTTCAACGTCGGCATGAGCGACGAGAATGACCACCATCTGACCTATATCCACTTAGGTATTATGGCCAGTATCCTGCTGAACTCCAAAGCCGTTGATTTTGTTATCGCGGGTTGCGGTACCGGTCAGGGCGCACTGATGTCGCTGAATATTCACCCGGGTGTGAACTGCGGCTACTGTATTGATCCGGCGGATGCTTTCCTGTTCGCGCAGATCAACAACGGTAACGCGCTGGCGCTGCCATTTGCTAAAGGCTTTGGCTGGGGCGCAGAACTGAATGTGCGCTTTATCTTCGAGAAAGCCTTTACCGGTCGTAAAGGCGAAGGCTATCCGCCAGAGCGTAAAGAGCCGCAGGTGCGTAACGCGGGCATTCTGAACCAGGTGAAAGCAGCCGTGGTAAAAGATAACTATCTGGATACCCTGCGCGCCATCGATCCGGAACTGGTGAAAACCGCCGTGACCGGTCAGCGTTTCCAGGAGTGTTTCTTCGAAAACTGTCAGGATAAAGAGATCGAAGCCTTCGTTCGTGAGATGCTCGCATAA
- the ftnA gene encoding non-heme ferritin: MLKAEMIEKLNEQMNLELYSSLLYQQMSAWCSYHSFEGAAAFLRRHAQEEMTHMQRLFDYLADTGSLPCINTIPSPAAEYASLDDLFRSTYEHEQLITQKINELAHVAMTTQDYPTFNFLQWYVAEQHEEEKLFKSVLDKLSLAGKSGEGLYFIDKELSTLDAQN; encoded by the coding sequence ATGCTTAAAGCAGAAATGATCGAAAAATTAAATGAGCAAATGAACCTGGAGCTTTACTCCTCTCTGCTTTATCAGCAGATGAGCGCCTGGTGCAGCTACCACAGCTTTGAAGGTGCCGCCGCCTTTCTGCGCCGTCACGCGCAGGAGGAGATGACCCACATGCAGCGCCTGTTCGATTATCTGGCCGACACTGGCAGCCTGCCGTGCATTAATACTATTCCGTCACCCGCCGCTGAATATGCGTCTTTAGACGATCTGTTCCGTTCTACCTATGAACACGAACAACTGATCACGCAAAAAATTAATGAACTGGCACACGTGGCAATGACCACGCAGGATTATCCGACCTTTAATTTCCTGCAATGGTATGTGGCTGAACAGCACGAAGAAGAGAAATTATTTAAATCGGTTCTCGATAAATTGTCGCTGGCCGGTAAAAGTGGCGAAGGTCTTTATTTCATCGATAAAGAATTGTCCACCCTCGACGCACAAAACTGA
- a CDS encoding LysE family translocator, with the protein MMQQFLLVAAAHFLALLSPGPDFFLVARTSVKAGWRHAAFVCLGIAFANGVFIVAAFSGITLFRPGSASFIAIQLAGCAYLLYVGQLFIRFAGTSSIAEHNVTTTVALRETAGLKDRWREFGMGFMSGILNPKNALFYVSLATLIGGAGTAAGLKVVYGVWMFSVVLIWDMLVAIFIGNRAVLRAFSNVLPALERISGVILIGLALSVIAVNVLQLSR; encoded by the coding sequence ATGATGCAACAATTTCTTCTGGTGGCGGCAGCACATTTTCTGGCGCTGCTCTCCCCCGGTCCGGACTTCTTTCTGGTCGCGCGGACGTCAGTGAAAGCCGGCTGGCGCCATGCCGCTTTTGTCTGCCTGGGTATAGCCTTCGCGAATGGGGTCTTTATTGTTGCGGCGTTCAGCGGTATCACGCTCTTTCGGCCTGGCAGCGCCAGCTTTATCGCCATCCAGCTCGCGGGCTGCGCCTATTTACTCTATGTCGGGCAGCTTTTTATTCGTTTTGCTGGCACAAGTTCCATCGCTGAACACAACGTGACCACGACAGTGGCGTTAAGAGAGACCGCGGGACTCAAGGATCGCTGGCGTGAATTCGGTATGGGTTTTATGTCGGGGATCCTTAATCCTAAAAACGCCCTCTTTTATGTCAGTCTGGCGACGTTAATCGGCGGAGCCGGTACGGCGGCAGGTCTGAAGGTGGTCTATGGCGTCTGGATGTTCAGCGTTGTATTGATCTGGGATATGCTGGTGGCGATCTTTATCGGTAATCGTGCAGTGCTGCGTGCTTTTTCAAATGTGTTACCCGCTCTGGAGCGTATTTCCGGCGTGATCCTGATTGGTCTGGCACTGAGTGTTATCGCAGTTAACGTGCTGCAACTGTCACGTTAA
- a CDS encoding MFS transporter, translating into MTDSPQPETRRGVSPAALLVAGAFFMEFLDGTVIATALPDMADSFGVDAVDLNIGISAYLITLAVLIPASGWIADRFGARKVFASALAIFTLASVFCGLAVSVEWFVAMRILQGIGGALMVPVGRLAVLRTTPKHQLITAIATLTWPALVAPIIGPPLGGFITSFASWRWIFFINVPLGLIAIALALRIIPDIHETERRPFDMRGFLSTAIAMVSLVYAMESLGAQQPQGGLTAAMLLLGAGTLFYALRHFRRARWPMIRLDAMQVPTFRVTMYGGSLFRASISAVPFLLPLMFQVGFDMDAFHAGLLVLAVFVGNLTIKPATTPLIRWLGFKKLLLINGALNVLALLACAFLTPTTPVWVILLVLYLGGVFRSIQFTGVSTLAFADVPSAQMSYANTLFSTATQLAVGLGITLGAIGIRVGERVGDWLALEEVPGIGFRLAFVVIALICLVGMFDTLRLTKDAGSAVSNKKG; encoded by the coding sequence ATGACTGATAGTCCTCAACCGGAGACAAGACGCGGCGTTTCTCCTGCCGCGCTGCTGGTCGCCGGTGCGTTTTTTATGGAGTTTCTCGACGGCACGGTGATCGCCACCGCCCTGCCGGACATGGCAGACAGTTTTGGCGTTGACGCCGTCGATCTGAATATTGGCATCAGCGCCTATTTGATCACCCTGGCGGTGCTGATCCCGGCCAGCGGCTGGATTGCCGATCGCTTTGGCGCGCGAAAAGTCTTCGCGTCGGCGCTGGCGATTTTCACCCTCGCCTCGGTGTTCTGCGGCCTCGCCGTCAGCGTTGAGTGGTTTGTTGCCATGCGTATCCTGCAGGGCATCGGCGGTGCGCTGATGGTGCCTGTCGGGCGGCTGGCGGTACTGCGCACCACGCCTAAACATCAGTTGATCACCGCTATCGCCACCCTGACGTGGCCTGCCCTGGTGGCGCCTATTATTGGCCCACCCCTCGGCGGCTTTATTACCAGCTTCGCCAGCTGGCGGTGGATCTTCTTTATTAATGTCCCGCTGGGGCTGATCGCTATTGCGCTGGCGTTACGCATCATTCCGGATATTCATGAGACAGAACGGCGCCCCTTCGATATGCGGGGTTTCCTCTCCACCGCCATTGCCATGGTGAGCCTGGTGTACGCCATGGAATCGCTGGGGGCGCAACAGCCGCAGGGAGGGCTGACGGCGGCGATGTTGCTGCTGGGCGCGGGCACACTGTTCTATGCGCTACGCCATTTCCGGCGCGCCCGCTGGCCGATGATCCGTCTTGATGCCATGCAGGTGCCCACGTTCCGCGTCACGATGTATGGGGGTTCCCTGTTCCGCGCGTCCATCAGCGCGGTGCCCTTTCTGTTGCCACTGATGTTTCAGGTGGGTTTTGATATGGACGCCTTTCATGCCGGGCTGCTGGTGCTGGCGGTCTTTGTCGGCAATCTGACTATTAAACCTGCCACCACGCCGCTTATTCGCTGGCTGGGCTTCAAAAAGCTGCTGCTGATCAACGGCGCGCTGAATGTGCTGGCGCTGCTGGCCTGCGCGTTCCTGACGCCCACGACGCCGGTATGGGTGATCCTGCTGGTGCTCTATCTCGGCGGCGTATTTCGTTCAATACAGTTTACCGGCGTCAGCACGCTGGCCTTCGCGGATGTGCCATCGGCGCAGATGAGCTATGCCAATACGCTGTTCAGCACGGCGACGCAGCTGGCGGTCGGGCTGGGCATTACGCTGGGCGCAATCGGAATACGTGTCGGTGAGCGAGTCGGCGACTGGCTGGCGCTGGAGGAGGTGCCGGGGATTGGTTTTCGGCTGGCGTTTGTGGTGATCGCGCTGATTTGTCTGGTGGGAATGTTTGATACGCTGCGGCTGACGAAAGACGCCGGCAGTGCGGTGTCGAATAAAAAGGGGTAA
- the tyrP gene encoding tyrosine transporter TyrP — translation MKNRTLGSVFIVAGTTIGAGMLAMPLAAAGVGFGVTLALLFGLWALMCYTALLLLEVYQHVPADTGLGSLARRYLGRYGQWLTGFSMLFLMYALTAAYMTGAGELLAASLSSWLSLAVSPVAGVLLFTVIAGGVVCAGTSLVDLFNRFLFSAKILFLVIMLVLLMPHVHNINLLTLPLEKGLALSAIPVIFTSFGFHGSVPSIVSYMNGNIRKLRIVFITGSAIPLVAYIFWQLATLGSINSSTFMGLLADQAGLNGLLQALREVVASPHVELAVHLFADLALATSFLGVALGLFDYLADLFNRRNNVVGRLQTGAITFLPPLAFALFYPRGFVMALGYAGVALAVLALLIPSMLAWQSRKHNSHTTWRVSGGTPALVLVFLCGIAVIAVQFSIAAGLLPEVG, via the coding sequence GTGAAGAATCGGACGCTGGGTAGTGTTTTTATCGTCGCGGGAACGACAATCGGGGCGGGTATGCTGGCGATGCCGCTGGCGGCAGCAGGCGTGGGCTTTGGCGTAACCCTGGCATTGCTGTTCGGCCTGTGGGCGTTAATGTGTTATACCGCCCTGCTGTTGCTGGAGGTGTATCAACATGTTCCTGCGGATACCGGGCTGGGCTCACTGGCACGACGTTATCTGGGTCGCTACGGTCAATGGCTGACCGGTTTCAGTATGCTGTTCCTGATGTATGCCCTTACCGCCGCCTATATGACCGGCGCGGGGGAGCTGCTGGCGGCAAGCCTCAGTTCGTGGCTCAGCCTCGCTGTATCCCCGGTTGCCGGTGTGCTGCTGTTTACGGTGATTGCGGGCGGTGTCGTCTGCGCGGGCACCTCGCTCGTCGATCTGTTTAACCGTTTTCTGTTCAGCGCCAAGATCCTGTTTCTGGTGATCATGCTGGTGCTGTTAATGCCGCATGTGCACAACATTAATTTGCTGACGCTGCCGCTGGAGAAAGGGCTGGCGCTGTCGGCGATCCCGGTTATTTTCACCTCCTTTGGTTTTCATGGCAGCGTGCCAAGCATCGTCAGCTACATGAACGGCAACATCCGCAAGCTGCGCATCGTGTTTATCACCGGCAGCGCCATTCCGCTGGTAGCCTATATTTTCTGGCAGCTGGCGACGCTGGGCAGCATTAACTCGTCCACCTTTATGGGATTACTGGCGGATCAGGCCGGTCTGAACGGGTTATTGCAGGCGTTGCGGGAAGTGGTTGCCTCACCGCACGTTGAGCTGGCGGTACATCTGTTTGCCGATCTGGCGCTGGCAACGTCGTTCCTCGGCGTGGCGCTGGGGCTGTTTGACTATCTGGCGGACCTGTTTAATCGTCGCAATAACGTCGTCGGCCGCTTGCAGACCGGGGCGATCACCTTCCTGCCACCGCTGGCCTTTGCGCTGTTTTATCCGCGGGGTTTTGTGATGGCGCTGGGTTACGCTGGCGTGGCGCTGGCCGTACTGGCACTTCTCATTCCGTCTATGCTGGCGTGGCAGAGCCGTAAGCATAATTCACACACCACCTGGCGGGTCAGCGGCGGCACGCCTGCGCTGGTGCTGGTGTTTTTATGCGGGATCGCGGTGATTGCTGTGCAGTTTTCTATCGCGGCAGGTTTACTGCCAGAGGTGGGTTAA
- a CDS encoding AraC family transcriptional regulator, whose protein sequence is MFTRHSPSSAEFWRDPSMEHVETRRACHSRACYKAHSHPTFSVGAVDAGASHFTGVSGGPAALHPGMMVFIPAGCVHACNPLPDDCWSYQMLHLDAAWLRQLLAETGPSSAGLIRENEIRLTDNQTVYARFCQLNDTLFSAASTEDKNAALIEFIGDCACENDLVETYAAQLDQSNGALARVISQLQETERPPLPLEDLAKTADMSRYQLIRAFRAVTGMTPHAYQLNRRVNQARQWLQSGAEITDIAYRLGFADQSHFQRVFKAHTGVTPGCYRA, encoded by the coding sequence ATGTTCACCAGACACAGCCCCTCTTCTGCGGAGTTCTGGCGCGATCCGTCAATGGAGCATGTCGAAACCCGTCGCGCCTGTCATAGTCGGGCGTGTTATAAGGCGCACAGTCATCCCACCTTTTCTGTTGGCGCAGTGGATGCGGGCGCAAGCCATTTTACCGGCGTGTCAGGCGGCCCTGCTGCGTTGCATCCCGGCATGATGGTGTTCATTCCGGCGGGCTGTGTTCACGCCTGTAATCCCCTGCCCGATGATTGCTGGAGCTATCAGATGCTGCATCTTGATGCCGCCTGGCTAAGGCAGTTACTGGCAGAAACAGGTCCATCCTCAGCAGGCCTTATTCGCGAAAATGAAATTCGCCTCACGGATAACCAGACGGTCTATGCCCGGTTTTGCCAGCTTAATGACACCCTCTTTTCGGCGGCCAGCACGGAAGACAAAAATGCCGCGCTAATAGAATTTATCGGTGACTGCGCCTGTGAGAATGACCTGGTGGAAACTTATGCTGCACAGCTAGATCAGAGCAACGGGGCGCTGGCGCGGGTGATCAGCCAGTTGCAGGAAACCGAACGCCCGCCCCTGCCGCTTGAAGATTTGGCGAAGACCGCCGATATGAGTCGGTATCAGCTTATCAGAGCCTTTCGCGCCGTCACCGGCATGACGCCGCACGCTTATCAGCTCAACAGGCGCGTAAATCAGGCGCGCCAGTGGTTGCAGTCGGGCGCTGAAATTACCGATATCGCATACCGACTGGGTTTTGCCGATCAAAGCCATTTTCAGCGCGTATTTAAGGCGCATACCGGCGTCACGCCAGGCTGTTATCGGGCCTGA
- a CDS encoding YecA/YgfB family protein, with protein sequence MKTGPLNEKELEWLEDVLMKYGSEASIMDVSELDGLLTAVLSSPVPIEPSQWLVALWGGADKVPNWSSEKEMERFMMLAFQHMDDIGDRLAEYPEQFEPLFGTRDVEDQELTIVEEWCFGYLRGVSLSDWSSLPESLKPALAAIELHGKEENFERVEQMTPEAFEESIEAIKPAALALYDYWADNPQEIEVAKPFTAGEKVGRNDPCPCGSGKKFKQCCLH encoded by the coding sequence ATGAAAACCGGACCCCTGAACGAGAAAGAGCTGGAGTGGCTTGAAGATGTCCTGATGAAGTACGGTTCCGAAGCATCCATTATGGATGTCTCAGAGCTGGACGGTTTACTCACCGCCGTACTAAGCTCGCCGGTGCCGATTGAGCCAAGCCAGTGGCTGGTGGCGCTGTGGGGCGGTGCTGACAAGGTACCGAACTGGTCGTCGGAAAAAGAGATGGAGCGTTTTATGATGCTCGCCTTCCAGCATATGGATGATATCGGTGACCGCCTGGCCGAGTACCCGGAACAGTTTGAACCGCTGTTTGGGACACGCGACGTGGAAGATCAGGAGCTGACCATTGTGGAAGAGTGGTGCTTCGGTTATCTGCGTGGCGTCAGCCTGAGCGACTGGTCATCCTTACCGGAATCGTTAAAACCGGCGCTCGCTGCCATCGAGTTGCACGGTAAAGAAGAGAACTTCGAGCGCGTGGAGCAGATGACGCCGGAAGCCTTTGAAGAAAGCATTGAGGCGATCAAGCCCGCTGCGCTGGCGCTGTATGATTACTGGGCCGACAACCCGCAGGAAATCGAAGTAGCGAAACCTTTCACCGCCGGTGAGAAAGTGGGCCGTAACGACCCTTGCCCGTGCGGCAGTGGTAAAAAATTCAAGCAGTGCTGCCTGCACTGA
- the azuC gene encoding stress response protein AzuC, producing the protein MKLRKILKSIFETYCKTFKDVPPGAMF; encoded by the coding sequence ATGAAACTGCGTAAAATCCTGAAAAGCATTTTTGAAACCTACTGCAAAACCTTCAAAGACGTCCCGCCTGGCGCGATGTTCTGA
- the yecR gene encoding YecR family lipoprotein has protein sequence MKSMLLAAAALLLAGCTITKEPKVSEVNQTTGVVRLNFNEAMLQNARFDEYTTHGTATRQCQQMGFATAAAYGQPIRTCSVFSGSLCLNEKITLQYQCQGLALSPAATGYY, from the coding sequence ATGAAGAGTATGCTTTTAGCCGCCGCAGCCTTGCTGCTGGCAGGATGCACCATCACCAAAGAGCCGAAGGTGAGCGAGGTTAATCAGACCACCGGTGTCGTACGGCTGAATTTTAACGAAGCCATGCTGCAAAACGCGCGCTTTGATGAGTATACCACCCACGGCACCGCCACACGTCAGTGTCAGCAAATGGGCTTTGCCACTGCCGCCGCTTACGGCCAGCCTATCCGCACCTGTAGCGTATTCAGCGGATCGCTGTGCCTCAATGAAAAAATCACCCTGCAATATCAGTGTCAGGGCCTGGCGCTGTCACCTGCCGCGACCGGTTACTATTAA
- a CDS encoding DUF2766 family protein — translation MSESLSADQELVSDVVACQLVIKQILDIIDVIAPVEVREKMSQQLKTIDFTTHPAAADPVTRRAIQKAIALIELKFTPQGEAH, via the coding sequence ATGTCTGAATCCCTGAGTGCCGATCAAGAACTGGTATCTGACGTTGTCGCCTGCCAGCTGGTGATCAAACAGATCCTCGATATCATCGACGTTATCGCGCCGGTTGAAGTGCGTGAGAAAATGTCGCAGCAGTTAAAAACCATCGATTTCACCACCCATCCGGCGGCTGCCGATCCGGTGACGCGTCGCGCCATTCAGAAAGCGATTGCGCTGATTGAGCTGAAGTTCACCCCGCAGGGCGAGGCGCACTAA
- the dsr1 gene encoding anti-phage defense-associated sirtuin Dsr1, whose translation MHGLIPDKPDETSLNRLVVTSGDFGLAYLTERWAARFVSELFRNYVVCFVGYSINDPVLRYMMDALAADRMLGEITPQAWALGDCEPGQEEQKTIEWEAKGVTPVLYNVHAGGKPHSALHKTLHAWADTYRDGVQGKKAIVVKYAPARPQDTTRQDNFVGRMLWALSDKSGLPAKSFADFDPVPSLDWLIETFSLENFGHEDLARFGVMAQEDVDTSLRFSLIRRPAPYSSAPYMCIVSLGSNDSKWDYVMTHISRWLIRHLDDPRLIIWIAERGGRLHEQFKRLIEGRLDELATMGQKGKIAELNEIRLNASKAVPGPHMRTLWSILLSGRLKSPLHNYDLYPWFKRFQREGLTTTMRLQLRELLSPKILLRKPIRWDYDIIDSSEFISIRNLADWELVLAVDHVHSTLDVMKNDNSDIALPILLNDFQQLLLDAMDLLNELGEAEEFKDRSYWDLPSIVPHWQNRGYHDWVVLIELLRDSWLAVCSSDIFRAAKIAQGWVEFPYPVFKRLALFAASYDNCISCEEWVSWLLSDDSWWLWCVETKREVNRLFVLQGRHLSGLEQESLEAAILVGPPRRMYRSDLEDEAWQSLIERSIWLHLAKLESSGLVLGEVATAKLSEISKKYPRWKLADNERDEFSHWMSGTGDPDYEDSREIELAPRNRQELVKWLEKPVPEHRPMYEDTWRDVCRTRFFHSAYALCNLAKSDIWPIERWRVALQVWADDGLVLRSWHYLASVVQSMPEHYVKEIIHSVSWWMEKVSKVIKTHVDIIIDLCQTVMALPLEIGTDANIIIKGKKSYSPVDAAINHPVGHITQVLLNLWFKQNPNDNEQLPEYLKPIFSELCNPSIERFIHGRVLLSSQLIALFRVDRNWTEQYLLPFLKWDNPFEAKSVWEGFLWSPRLYQPLMTVIKSHVLETAKRYKELGDHSQQYATFLTYAALDPTIDYTTEEFRAAFGALPPDGLEKCALALYQAQDGAGDKREEYWRNRVRPLWRHIWPKSRDLVNSQVTISLARLILATGDEFPNALSDIQNWLKPVEHPDYIVHHMQNSGLCKRFPVEATTLLGRITDNEKQQWLSDEFGVCLNDIIQAEPRLEKDAQYLRLRDYYRRNSA comes from the coding sequence TTGCATGGGCTGATACCCGATAAGCCGGATGAAACATCGCTGAACCGGCTGGTTGTGACCAGTGGTGATTTCGGGTTGGCATACCTGACTGAACGTTGGGCTGCTCGCTTTGTAAGTGAGTTGTTCCGTAACTATGTAGTTTGTTTTGTGGGGTATAGCATAAATGACCCTGTTTTGCGCTACATGATGGATGCTTTAGCTGCTGACCGTATGTTGGGTGAAATCACGCCACAGGCATGGGCTCTTGGTGATTGCGAACCCGGCCAGGAAGAGCAAAAAACTATAGAGTGGGAAGCTAAAGGTGTTACTCCTGTTCTCTATAATGTACACGCTGGTGGCAAACCCCACTCGGCCTTACATAAAACCCTGCATGCATGGGCAGATACATATCGTGATGGCGTTCAGGGAAAAAAAGCTATAGTTGTCAAATATGCCCCCGCGAGACCGCAAGACACGACAAGGCAGGACAATTTTGTCGGGCGGATGCTGTGGGCATTATCCGATAAATCAGGATTACCTGCGAAAAGCTTCGCGGATTTTGATCCCGTACCCTCACTGGACTGGTTGATAGAGACATTCAGCCTTGAGAATTTTGGGCATGAAGATTTAGCTCGTTTTGGTGTAATGGCTCAGGAAGATGTTGATACGAGTCTTCGTTTTAGTCTGATCCGACGTCCTGCGCCATACTCAAGTGCACCATATATGTGCATAGTTTCATTGGGTTCTAACGATAGCAAATGGGATTATGTGATGACTCATATCTCCCGTTGGCTAATACGTCATTTGGATGATCCCCGGTTGATTATCTGGATAGCTGAACGAGGAGGACGGCTCCATGAACAATTTAAAAGGCTAATTGAAGGTAGATTAGACGAGCTTGCTACAATGGGGCAAAAAGGGAAGATTGCTGAACTGAATGAAATTCGCTTAAATGCCTCTAAGGCTGTCCCTGGCCCCCATATGCGTACATTATGGAGTATTCTACTCAGTGGACGCTTAAAATCACCACTACATAATTATGACCTTTATCCCTGGTTTAAACGATTTCAAAGAGAAGGTTTGACCACTACAATGCGTTTGCAATTACGTGAATTGCTTTCGCCAAAAATTTTATTGCGAAAGCCCATCCGTTGGGATTATGACATAATCGATTCTAGTGAATTTATTAGCATTAGAAATTTAGCTGACTGGGAACTTGTACTCGCCGTGGACCATGTACATTCCACTCTGGATGTAATGAAGAACGACAACTCGGATATAGCATTACCTATTCTACTAAACGATTTTCAACAGCTTTTACTAGATGCCATGGATTTGTTGAATGAGCTTGGGGAGGCAGAGGAATTTAAAGATCGTTCGTACTGGGATCTACCATCCATTGTCCCACACTGGCAGAATCGTGGATATCATGACTGGGTAGTCTTGATTGAGCTATTACGGGATTCATGGCTCGCAGTATGCAGCTCTGACATCTTTCGCGCGGCTAAAATTGCACAAGGATGGGTTGAGTTTCCTTACCCTGTTTTTAAGCGACTTGCTCTGTTTGCTGCCAGCTATGATAACTGTATCTCTTGCGAAGAGTGGGTTAGTTGGTTGTTGAGCGATGATTCTTGGTGGCTATGGTGTGTTGAGACCAAACGGGAAGTCAACAGGTTATTTGTGTTGCAGGGTAGACATTTGAGCGGACTAGAGCAGGAAAGCCTTGAGGCCGCAATCCTCGTAGGACCACCACGCAGGATGTATCGCAGTGATCTTGAGGATGAAGCATGGCAATCGCTTATAGAGCGTTCTATTTGGTTGCATCTGGCTAAATTAGAATCCTCGGGCTTGGTTTTAGGTGAAGTGGCAACTGCGAAACTGTCTGAAATATCAAAGAAATATCCAAGATGGAAGCTGGCAGATAATGAGCGTGACGAGTTTTCTCACTGGATGAGCGGTACAGGTGATCCGGATTATGAGGACTCCAGAGAAATTGAACTTGCTCCCCGAAATCGACAGGAGTTAGTTAAATGGCTCGAAAAACCAGTACCTGAACACAGGCCTATGTACGAAGATACTTGGCGAGATGTATGCCGTACACGATTCTTCCATAGTGCATATGCCCTATGTAATCTGGCAAAAAGTGATATATGGCCCATTGAGCGATGGCGTGTGGCTTTACAGGTTTGGGCAGATGATGGCCTAGTGTTACGTTCGTGGCATTATTTAGCATCAGTAGTGCAGTCAATGCCTGAACATTATGTTAAGGAGATAATCCATAGTGTCTCATGGTGGATGGAGAAAGTTTCTAAGGTTATAAAGACACATGTAGATATAATTATTGATCTCTGCCAAACAGTAATGGCATTACCACTTGAAATTGGTACCGATGCGAATATTATAATCAAGGGAAAGAAATCATATAGTCCAGTAGATGCAGCGATAAATCACCCTGTTGGGCATATCACTCAGGTATTACTCAACCTTTGGTTTAAGCAAAACCCAAATGATAATGAACAACTTCCTGAATATCTCAAACCTATATTTAGTGAGTTATGTAATCCTAGCATCGAAAGGTTCATACATGGTCGAGTGCTCCTCAGTTCACAACTTATTGCACTATTTCGTGTAGACCGAAATTGGACAGAACAATATCTTTTACCATTTTTGAAATGGGACAATCCCTTTGAGGCAAAATCTGTTTGGGAAGGCTTTCTCTGGTCGCCTCGCCTTTACCAGCCACTTATGACAGTCATCAAATCACATGTCCTAGAAACTGCAAAACGCTATAAAGAACTCGGCGATCACAGCCAGCAATATGCTACTTTCTTAACCTACGCTGCATTAGACCCAACAATAGATTATACGACTGAAGAATTTCGTGCTGCTTTTGGTGCTCTGCCACCAGATGGTCTTGAAAAATGTGCTCTAGCTTTATATCAAGCCCAAGACGGTGCGGGTGACAAGAGAGAGGAATATTGGAGAAATAGAGTAAGGCCATTGTGGAGACATATCTGGCCAAAATCCCGCGATCTTGTCAATTCGCAAGTAACTATTTCACTAGCCCGGTTAATCCTTGCTACCGGTGACGAATTTCCTAATGCTTTAAGCGACATACAAAATTGGTTGAAACCTGTAGAACATCCAGACTATATCGTACACCATATGCAGAACTCGGGTTTGTGCAAGCGTTTTCCAGTCGAAGCAACAACGCTACTTGGTCGCATTACTGATAATGAGAAACAGCAGTGGTTATCAGATGAGTTTGGGGTATGCCTGAATGATATAATCCAGGCTGAACCACGGCTTGAGAAAGATGCACAATATTTACGACTAAGAGATTATTACAGGAGGAACAGTGCCTAA